The genomic DNA ccggaAGAGTGATCCGATTTTTGGTTCAATCAAGTGGTATGATAGACCCCCGGCCCAAGGATCAGTACATGGAACCAGCTCTgcatggagttcaggacgtccagatcagttcagccgaggttcatccatccggCCCGTACCAGAAGAGACAGACCGAGCCGCataccggatcgacccgcgtacacctgggaaggaccttaggccggatccacgaccagacggATGGATTGATCGACCCACATCACTTCTTTCCCGacccattcatcattctaggactgacacagtcaagccagaatccatgatcattttgatcaacacccggatcatcgtgatcatcgtgatcaacacaccggatcatcgtgatcatcacccggatcatcgtgatcaccacccggatcatcgtgatcatcacccggatcatgctgatcacgacctttccaaccactttgatgattttcatgatgatcgatgcttccaacttctccaaaagaatgtttcttaagctctctgaagatttgggtcaagAAAAGTTGCCATCCGTTCATGAAGGTTCACTGAACAGTCCGCGGACAGCCCTTCGTGCGTCCTGGTCCATACCGTGATGAAACTTGATCAACACAGCAAGGTTCATTGAACCTGGACAGAAGAATTTGAAGGATTTAACTGCAGTCAACATGAGATTTCGtgccttgaccagatctggttcaattatttatatttttttatggaatattttctttttctaggaTTACATTTCCCATGattatttatgtctttctttGACTTGTAATCCTATAAATAAGGCCTATTTGAAGCCACGAAAATAAGACAGAACAGACCtttttcccctttttatgagttttaaactctttgttcttggttgaacatttcttagtttcttggtgaggttatctccaagtctcgatccttcctttgttggaccggtgcgtcacatccggcaacatttgaagtctggtagtatcattgggcctttccgcatcccattgtgtcactattcatcccaccagttctctatccttccggatcagagttcatatcaaccttaccgaaagagtgatccgatttggttctatcaagtggtatcagagccactcttccggtaactcttttctatccatttttctcatctctccatttcttctaaacacttcttcatctatctatcttgaacccgggccctCATtaccccccaaaaaaaaaaaagatctaagattatgctgtaaaaaaaaaaaaaaaaaagaaaagattacaaaaaaaaaaaaaaaattcaaagtttgTTTATTGTTTGTGGTGAGgtgtggaagagaaagcctgctggccgaagagaaatccggcctttgaggtggttaaggcgggttcccctttgaaatctcttatctttctatcttaaacctttgatcttgcttggatttgcccattgggattctttgatctgttctcttagaactttgagtataaaccttgtgtgatcaccataaaatctgagagaaaacacttgtgtgggtgaggatcaaacacttgagagtgtgagattttttatctaacttttgtgttgagattttcaggttaagatgttTGGTCTTCTAAGGCAAAGTAGCAAGAAGAACTCCCCACGACCATCtgtctctcaaactccatttaaatattctttgaacaattttgatgagtttgttagtgtgcaggaaaagccaaacCAAAGGTGCAAAGAAAAGGTCAAAGATGTGGCTGATCCAAAGAGGCGATcctttcagtttgatgtccaagagatCTGTGACAACTTTGAGAAGGGAATGATGCAAGCCCTCAAGGACGtcagcaagagccacaagaagagcacatccacacgtgcacctgtagctgagccatccttgttcatcagtgagaaaactcaaggtgaatctgaaaaccattttgaaaagcttaaagatttttcagattctttacccatttatgatgaatctgatgaagagctAATTGAAAGCTTGATCACTTGTGAGGATAAATGTGATGATCTTCCTTCTCTTGAACCTGAGTTTGTGTTTGAGAATGAGCAAGCTAATGTAGAACTAATTGTTTTGCAACCGGAGcttccgagtagtcttgttttgtctccacaggtttttgaggaagaaccattcaaccatccacatcatggacgacttcctggcactaggacaccttttgatgatgatctaggtcctatctttgatgaggaggacgaacttggtccagtctttgatgaggaagcaacaagcatcacatccatcgctatggagagtcatctatgctttgatcccggcacaTCTCCTCCCCCTTTGTCTCCGGATTTTCAAAAGCACTGTGAGAACTCTGATTTGCTTAATTCTCTGCCTGAAATGTTTGTCAAGATCAGTTCTCATGATGTGactcgttttggtcttgacaagatgaaagaattttgtgtttcaaaatctgtttttgaaaacataattatttcttttgaaaattttaaacctgatgaacttcttgatcaacaatgttttcaaaatgtcaATGGCATCAATTCTGGAATTATTTTGAGCTTTGATCAGTTCTTGTAACACAACAAAAGGTTTTCATTCTCTTGAAAAGTCATTTGATCATAGTTTGCAACAAACCGATTTCTGTGCTAGAAACTCTTTTGATTCGTTTGTTTTCAAAGGAAATGACTTTGATCTGAGTTCTTATATTCATGCACTGATCActgataatttatttgcatcctcttgtgccttggacggaattttggttaataagttgctggaacatgaatcacttagaactgaaaatgatttttgtgatctgaattcttgtgattatgttttgcagcctgattgatgtggtcatcaaaccagtagctgaaccggaagtcaaccaagcagtccaaaccggccactttggaggtaccagcgacataggtccagtccacggcgtatatctcgacaaccaaagggagttttggagtgaaatCCAAGCAGTctaaaccggccactttggaggtaccagcgacataggtccagtccacggcgtattttactggattctacactcaagaaggagtccggcccaattggaatttccagaaaagcttaccggaccaaagagttatgaattttacaaacttgaggttctccagcccatccagttgcgagtatcagactttagaagatgatttcagcccaaccatgaagcggccctttccagaatcaatcatgggtttcaagagggaattattatctatccagagagtccagaatcaggcgaattggttcagggaataccaagatacaatcaatttcccaaaaccgatcaaaccgacattattttgggaaagttgccaaccaattcgatttggtccaaaccaaacttatctatggaagccaggagatcaTCTTAACCATCCAGAATACATACAAGACGTCCtcagctgcaccagcacccaggagatcaggaggatcttcaTTTGCACAAACCTTCCATTTTTGGCAGCATGGACACTAAATGGTTTAAATGAGTTTCTACTGATTTTTGCtcaagaccaacggccatattcTTCATCATGGCAACTCAGAGACATCTCAGGAAGACTCCTAGACCGTGGCTACATCCAGAAGCtgtccagatacaagatcagATCAAGTTTCCCCTTTGAAGAGagcataaatcaagctaaaggctatttctttggagccatcaaagcctttgcttccaagagttttatttcgattttatttgtttcctttagtcatttttagactgttagaatgtcccaaggtcgagcctatataagctcatttagtttgtctttgttaatcacccttgaattttatgaatgaacatgcagtttttctagtttttcttaaaactattatctaagtcttttgagtgttgtgagaagcagctcttgagcaacctgacttatcaaagcatccttacacagagctttgtggcgtcctcaatccccccatcatttccatctactgatttgccttgagagagacttcagtccagcaagcaaatcccgtatctatccatcttccatccattgatcttgttgagagtgacttcagtccagcaacaaagatcccatctccatcaatctatcccttttctatttgcttttattcttattatcattctgattcatattcatatttgcttctgtttgcatcataaacataaaaaaactcataaaaaggttcactcttgtttcaggtaccaatccgaactattggactaaacctcagttccatatttccggaaggcctgaccctgtgcccacaacattttggtatcagagctcaagctcctgactaaggtgatatctatccttgcatcatatcttatttgcttgcatttgttttcatcttaaaaaaaaaaaaaaaaaaaaaaaaacagtttttgcattttttttgttcttaagaaaagaaaaataaaagagaagaagtttcttgcatttgattcacgaaaattttgaaaagaaatctcatattgtgtttgcattcattgcccagctccatttgccatatttatattttgtgcattcattaaaaaaaaaaaatctgcattttgcatttttttttgacttgcatagaaaaatcaaaaaacaattttcagcattagttttctttccatattttcttttcatttgtgttAATTGTCATTCCATATTTCGAGTTTGCAttaagaaaaccaaaagaaaaatcattttttgcaTAGTTGATTTCATTTCGGTTCATATTTGCATATTTATCGGTTTTGTTTTAATTAGTTTACATTGCTGCATTGTTATTTTGCTAAACCAGAACTTCcctattcttcacttgatctttgagagtgttttcaggaagccatggtagGAGAAACACCCGGACAAAGTCAGATGGCCAAGAAGAGccaacatttgacagctttgcaagaggttgaacagattgctcagttgaggaaaagaagaaaggcacaaggccaacgtccacagccaggagaaagaagatttggagatgcaccagaggctgtctatgtcgagcccaagccaccagatccttcaaggatcaataaaaatccaaattctaaaacccCCAAACttaatgttgttaattctcattttgattataactcttttgctaataaagttgaactctttaaattttcaggaaaaagaggttatcttagatgggagaggaaccttgatgaatggtttcactaCAACAACATCTTGAAGGAAGAAAGGCTATCTTATGCCATTGAACATCTAAAAGGAGATGCCTTTAaatggtgggttcaagaagtagatgatagatggttttacaaggagccaactatcaaaacgtggggagaacttaagaaagccatgaggtatgagtttgcaccagattTTACAACATCTCAAATCAAGGAGAAgtacccaaggaggtatccaactcatggttcccaagaagcaagagaagatgtGCCCAAAGGAGGTCATAGAAGCTTGATCCATCAAGACCAGATTCGGCCAAGCAGGAGACCCACGGTTTTCTATGATAAATACCAACTTAATGAGGTCCCAAAGACTATGGAGAAGAAGGGGTTTGTCAGCCAAGACACATTGGCCAGACTCAAAGAAAAATCAGACAAACCAATTTTTCAAGAAAAGGCCaaggtaagtcctatacttgataaatttgtttatgaatcatctcccactggtataagtcacttgtctttgtcaaaggatgttaaggCAGGTACTGAGGTCCAGAGAAACACAATCTCCACATCCTTGTTGGACTCAAAAAATTTCCAAGATTTATGTCCAAGGAGTAAAGAGATTTCAAAtccaaagaaagaagaggcaCCAAGCCAAGATAAGTCTTCTAACTCTAAGGATTTAAAAGAACAGATATGTTATAAATGTCATAAAAAAGGACACTTTGCTGTGACTTGCCCCACTAAGCAAGCATTGAtacaaacatcactagaaaagaaaacagatttatctataaaaagtgatagttttattcaatctgatttattggttcaaaattctggtataatgcacttgtttttgccaaggaattttgatccaggaataacaaAAGACAGAGAGCCTAGAGGAAGAGATCCCACGTCCCTAGAAAGGCACACCATCAGCATTACATGTGCAAAACAGAATGAAGGAGAAGctggcaacaaagagaaaatcatacttcaactttttgatgcaatcaaagtaagtatgaattttaaatattctgtttttaaatcttcaaccacagatataatgcatttgtctttgccaagaaattatttttcagatacaagacaagaagaagatcacaccaaacaagataaaagggtgcaagaaaggcagccatcaatccaaagctgtccaaagaagaatttaattttcatcatgctgatgcacctatggtaaattcgaccatatcacattctgtttatgaaactccagtatcagatataattcattttgtctttgtccagaatgttgaggatttttcaggttgcaaagaagaaagctttaaagaaatcccaccggataatcttttattacttggagaatcagtcccaaagatgatCAACCATGAGGATACCACTAGTGTGATGTACCATCaactccagaagagaagaaatgacactatccagaccagaggcgtgatcatttcccatctttttaaagaagagccaccagatgcacaacccattaccaaaccaaaattgtatcaaggtaaggttctaaactcccaaaagagaatgaaacctgacttgctctattgtggtgtatcaggttatccagttttgaggtcaaaaccttcacaag from Raphanus sativus cultivar WK10039 unplaced genomic scaffold, ASM80110v3 Scaffold1980, whole genome shotgun sequence includes the following:
- the LOC130505060 gene encoding uncharacterized protein LOC130505060; translation: MVGETPGQSQMAKKSQHLTALQEVEQIAQLRKRRKAQGQRPQPGERRFGDAPEAVYVEPKPPDPSRINKNPNSKTPKLNVVNSHFDYNSFANKVELFKFSGKRGYLRWERNLDEWFHYNNILKEERLSYAIEHLKGDAFKWWVQEVDDRWFYKEPTIKTWGELKKAMRYEFAPDFTTSQIKEKYPRRYPTHGSQEAREDVPKGGHRSLIHQDQIRPSRRPTVFYDKYQLNEVPKTMEKKGFVSQDTLARLKEKSDKPIFQEKAKVSPILDKFVYESSPTGISHLSLSKDVKAGTEVQRNTISTSLLDSKNFQDLCPRSKEISNPKKEEAPSQDKSSNSKDLKEQICYKCHKKGHFA